The DNA window CATCTATTGTTCTATTTAGTTTAAATTGTAGTATATCACTTGTTTTGCTCATCACTTGCTGACCTTGATATGCAGGCCTGCTATACAGATTCCCTGTGCAAGCACACTCCTATATTTACATCTTGATATCAGATTCAGGTATCTTAATGAAACTTTTTTTAGTGGTTGGCTTTTGAATCTGATAGAGGAAATGTCATGAagatattaacatttaaaatgcCCCACATGAAATGCCAAAATCCATAAAAAGAGGTACACGAATCAGTTACGGGAAACTTCATCCTTCACTGCATTTCTCAATTCTTTTTTGTCTTCCTCAAACTCTAAAGAGGATGCAAACTCAAATGGACAGAAGAATGGTGATAAAGGTAAGAATAACCCTTTACCTGATTCATCTATGAAGGATAATGGTGGGAAGAAAAGTTTGTTTACTAGAAGTAAGCAATCAGTTGGTAGTGTTATTCACCGAGCTGCCAGAATTGGTGGTTATCACCATCAGGATCGAAAGGATAATAATCTTGAAGTGAAACATCAAGATAGGAGGAAAGAATCACTGCTTGTGGTTGAATCCTTGTCTGTGTCTTTGGATGATTTGCCAAGAATTTCTGAACCTTCGGTTATTGTTTCTGAAAGTATAAGGAATGTTCTCTATGCTTCTCTTCCACCTCTTATGCATGGAAGGAAATGGTCGTTGCTATACAGGTAGGTATCTGAAGATAAGGATTCAGTGCTGTCTATGATGACTTATTTAATTGATATGATAATTTCATTTATCAATTTCAATGCATTTTATGCAGCACTTGGAGGAATGGTATATCACTTTCAACTCTTTACCGAAGAAGCGCGTTATGGCCTCGATTGAGTTTGATGGTACAACTTAATTATCCTAAAGTTTATGCTGTCTAGTTTTAAGGCCATATCTTGATAATTCCAATTCTTCAATATGGATTGGCtcattcttcttttcttttctgaaTTATCATTGATATGTTCATCTTTCTGTTCTTTAAGCGGTTAGGCCAACAGATCCTTATAAGATCTTGTGCTTGATTACATTGTCTCCAGGaatgtttggtttgatttggttaaTATTTGCATATGATGTTAATATTAGGAGCATAAAACTTACTATATCTGATGGCTTTTATGCAGCTGTCTTAAGTGATGCAAGCTGATACAAATAGTAATAATCTGCCTTATACTCAACAGatgaaaattaatgaaaattaatgtGCCTGTTTTGATTGTTACTACCAAGTATAGctacttttattttttactatCTGTACAAAAAAATGTAATTATTATTGTAATAATGATCGTGTAatacaaatttaataaaataatacaaatattataccataattagtttaaaatttaataccaattaatatattttaataaaaaatttaatacaatTATTGTTATGAATTTTTTGTATTAATCAACAACTTATAACTGACATATATATTTTTCGTCTTTTTAAATCAATGACaccgattttttttattaattattttaattgaatttggatcaaaaatatttctttacgcgtatatttaaaagattaaacatatattttaattctatcatataatatattaaatcttaaattaaaaataattatttaatatagttGATAAATTCTATAATATTACATGTTTGACCTTTTATACACTAAAATTAActcaaaaaaacattaatttcattttaaaagcAAGAATTTTATTatatagtattttattttgaaaaccaagaattttgaaaattatttattaaaaactatttatttactACCAAAATGATTAGAATAATTATTATgataatgaataataaaaaattgaatgcCAATGAAATTAATCAAATTGATTGACATTTATTAGATACCATAAAATAATAGAATGAAAAGTTCTATAACGgtagaattaaaaataattaaaatatttgagattatcatctattattaacaactaaaacaaattttataattattattcatataatTTAACATTTAATATTATCATCGATTCaaaaatagtataataaaaattaattgaataatttaacattattgtttatttatataaatattaaaatacctTGAAAGTTGATAAAAATAGGTTCTATATTTAAATAGTATATTTATATTTGATAGGATGCATCTATAAGACCGCAATGTCtttataattctttttaattatatttttttaatcaataacaTAACATCTACTGTAttgtaaatatattttgttgattgaaAAATATCAAAGTTTTTCCGTATTTGAAAAATAACAcactttttataattaaataaaaattaaaataatatttatctaaaaattaaatactatctgTTTTTTTTACCGAATTAAATACTATcttaaatacaaattaataattatttattataattttaataaaattttgctTTTAATTGAAAGTAAAGttttataatgattatgaatgaattaatatgtttaaaaacatataatttaatacattattaacaattaaaacaaattttataattattgttcATATAATTTAATACTtaatattttcatcaattcaaaaatagtataataaaaattaattgaataatttaacattattgttaatttacataaatattaaaatacctTGGAAGTTGATAAAAATaggttttaaatttaaatagtatATTTATCTTTATATTTGATAGGATGCATCTATATAAGACCGCAAtatctttgtaattctttttaattattttttttaatcaataacaTAACATCTATTGTAttgtaaatatattttgttgattgaaAAATATCACAGTTTTTCCGTATTTGAAAAATAACACACTTTttcttataattaaattaaaataaaaataatattaatctaaaaattaaatactatctaTTTTTTACCGAATGAAATACTATCTTAAATACAAATTAACTATTATTTATTGTAATCTTAATAAAATTTTGCTTTTAATTGAAAACAAAGttttataatgattatgaatgaattaa is part of the Vicia villosa cultivar HV-30 ecotype Madison, WI linkage group LG2, Vvil1.0, whole genome shotgun sequence genome and encodes:
- the LOC131652637 gene encoding uncharacterized protein LOC131652637 isoform X2, which codes for MKDNGGKKSLFTRSKQSVGSVIHRAARIGGYHHQDRKDNNLEVKHQDRRKESLLVVESLSVSLDDLPRISEPSVIVSESIRNVLYASLPPLMHGRKWSLLYSTWRNGISLSTLYRRSALWPRLSLMLS
- the LOC131652637 gene encoding uncharacterized protein LOC131652637 isoform X1, with amino-acid sequence MKDNGGKKSLFTRSKQSVGSVIHRAARIGGYHHQDRKDNNLEVKHQDRRKESLLVVESLSVSLDDLPRISEPSVIVSESIRNVLYASLPPLMHGRKWSLLYSTWRNGISLSTLYRRSALWPRLSLMVQLNYPKVYAV